The Salinirubellus salinus genome segment GTTCGATCCCGTGATTGGCGTGGAACTCGAGGAACACCATCGGCGAATCGGAGAGGTCGGTGTCGAGGTGTTCGTTCGCGATGTCGACGCTGAGCTCGTCGATGAGTTCGATCTTGGCGACGTCGACGCCCGAGCGGACGGCGTCGGCGATCGCGGCCCCCGCGTCGGCGACGGTGGGGAACGTCGCTCGGCCACCCCAGACCTGTTCGGGTCGCCCGGCCAGCTGGAGCGTGACGCGCGTGACGACGGCGAGCGTGCCCTCGCTGCCGATGAGCAACTCCTTGAGGTTGTAGCCGGCGGAGGTCTTGATGGCCTTGCTCCCCGCGGTGATGACCTCGCCGGAGGGCAGGACGGCCTCGAGTTCCAGCACCCAGTCGCCGACCTCGCCGTACTTGACGGTCTTCATCCCGCTGGCGTCGTTCGCGATCATCCCGCCGATGGTGGAGATGGCCCCCGAGGACGGGAGTGCCGGGAGGAAGAGGCCGTGCTTCTCGACCGCTTCGTTCACCTCGTCGCCGAGGATGCCCGGCCCGACGTCGACCTGCCGGTCGTCCGGGCGGATGTCGTGGACGTCGTCCATCCGCGAGAGGTCCATGCTGATGCCCTCCTCGACGGGGACGGCGTTCCCCTCGAGACTCGTCCCGGCGGCGTACGGCGTGACCGGAACGCCGTGTTCGTTCGCGGCCGAGAGCACCGAGGCGACCTCCTCGGTGCGCTCTGGCCACACGACCGCATCGGGGAGCACGGCGTCGGCCTCGTCGGTCCCCCAGTCGATCGAGTGCTCGGTCCGGTCGGCTCGCGTACGAGAGATGCGAGCGGACGGCAGCAACCCGTCGAGGAACTCGGTGTCGTGGCTCATGCACGAACAGGGTGAGTGTGGCGATTTAGTGCCACCGGAATCGACACTCCACTCGGCGGCAGTTCACCGGCCGGCGGCGGCGTCGGCGAACGTCGGAGACGAAGCGCGCCCGGACCACCGGAGCGCCAGTCCCGGCGGTCGCTGGCGGCGGGGTCGGTCGACCGGACGGCGTATCCACGCCGTGGCCTCGCGTCGCGATTCACCGGGGGAGAACGCGGAGCTGTGCCCCGCACGGCGCCGTCGATTCGGCTCGAACGGCGTTGAGACGTTCCGAGACGCTCGTTCTCGCGCGTTCCTGGCGTTCGGGGCCGACCCCTCTCATGTTAGGTCCTATCGTTATTCCCGTCTCTTCTGACCCGTACGTATGCGACAAGATAGCACGAGTGACGGAACGAGCGGTCGCACGGGACGACCGAGTCGTCGGCGCTTCCTCCAGTTGACCGGGGCGGCCGGCGCTGCGGGGCTCGCGGGGTGTGTCAACAGCCTCGGCGGCGGGGGGAACGACCTCGCCGACACGCTGGTCATCCAGATGGAGGGGGGGAGTATGCTCGAGGCGCTCAAGTCCGAGGCGTTCGGGCCGTTCGAGGAGGAGTTCGGTGCCTCGGTGGAGGTGAGCCTCCGGAGCAGTCAGCAGAACGGGTACGCGAAGATCAAGGCCGGGCAGGCCGAGGCCGACATGACGAGCGTCCCGCCGTTCACGCTCTACAACGGGACCAAGGAGGGGCTGTGGTCGCCCATCAGTACGGACGAGATTCCGAACTACGAGTCGAACGTCCTCGACCCGCTGAAGAACCCGGTGTTCGACCCCGGTCAGGAGGTCCACGGCATCCCCCACGCGTACGGGACGGTCGGCATGGCGTACAACAAGAACGAGCTGGACTCGCCGAGTTCGTGGAGCGTCACGTGGGACGGCTCGTACGAGGGGCACGTCGCGATGGAGGGGTTCGGCTTCATCCGCGTGTTCACGACCGCCCTCGAGATGGGGATGGACCCCAACGAGATCGGTGCGAACGGCTCCTACGAGGAGAACATCGGGAAGATATGGGACCGGGTCGCCGAGCAGCAGGACCTGGTCGTCACGAACTGGACGAGCGGCGACGAGCAGGCCCGGCTGTTCGCCTCGGAGGACGCCTGGGTCGGCGAGGCGTGGGGGAACGTCATCTACGGCGCGGTCCAGGAGGGGAACGACCACCTCGGGTACACCATCCCCGAGGAGGGGGCGTACGGCTACACGCAGAACCACGCCATCCTGAACGACATCAGCGAGACGCGGCGCAAGACCGCCCTGGAGTTCATCAACTTCCTGCTGCGTGACGACATCCTCCAGCCGGTCACCGAGAAGCTCGGCCTGCCGCCGGCGACCTCGGTCACCTCGGACGAGATCGAGAACCTCTACGACTACGACCCCCGCGGCGGGAAGGGACTCAAGTTCCCCGACGTCGCGTACATCAACGAACACAACGACGAGTGGTCACAGCGCTGGGAAGAGATCCGAGGGAACTGAGCCGGGCGCGTCGACCACCACGTTCCACACATCATGGCATTTCTAGAACTCGATAACCTCAGGAAGGAGTTCGGTGACCTCGTCGCGGTCGACGGCGTCTCGTTGACGGTCGAGGAGGGGCAGTTCGTCACCATCGTCGGGCCGAGCGGCTGCGGGAAGTCGACCATCCTCCGGAGCATCACCGGGCTCGAGACGCCCACGAGCGGCGAGATACGACTCGAGGGGAGGGACATCACGGAGCTCCCGCCGTACCGGCGCAACATCGGGCTGGTGTTCCAGGACTACGCCCTGTTCCCACACAAGACCGTCTTCGAGAACGTCGCCTTCGGGCTGAAGATGCGCGGGGCGCCCGAGGCAGAGCAACGCGAGCGGGTCACCGAGATGCTCGAGATGGTGAACCTCGAGGGGTACGAGGAGAAGTACCCCGGCGAGTGCAGCGGTGGCGAGCAACAGCGCATCGCCGTCGCCCGGGCCATCGCGTTCGACCCGGACCTCGTGCTGATGGACGAGCCGCTGTCCAACCTCGACAAGAACCTCCGAACGAGCATCCGGAGCGAACTCCGCCGCATCCAGGCCGAGACGGGCGTGACGACCCTGTACGTCACGCACAACCAGAACGAGGCGCTCTCGCTGGGCGACAAGCTCGCGGTGATGAACGACGGCCGGCTCGAGCAGTACGACACGCCCGAGGACACCTACCGCGAGCCCCGGACCCGGTTCGTCGCGGACTTCCTCGGCCGCTCGACGGAGCTCCAGGGCACCTACACCCGCCCGGAGGGTGTGGCCAACCCCGTCGCCGACCTCGGCGAGGGGCTCGAACTCGAGGTGACCGCGCGTGACGGCCTGTCGAACGGCGACCCGGTCTCGCTGTTCCTCCGCGACGAGAAGGTGAAGCTCGTCAACGGGCACGCGCCGGAGCGGAACGTCCTCGAGGGCGAGATCGAGTCCGTCGACTACCGTGGTCGCGACATCAACTACTTCATCCGTGTCCCGGAGCTCGACCGGACGATCCAGGTGAGCCACGTCGCCGACGACAGCGCCGAGCGGTTCCACGACCTCGGTGACACGGTCCGGTTCCACATCGAGCCGGAGAACGTCACGTGCCTCCCGGCGGAGGGGACGCCGTGAGTGCGGAGCGCTCGCGGCTGCCCGCGCTGAAAGACCGGGTGATGGAGAACGACTGGGTCCGCTTCGCCATCTCGCCCGGACTCGGCCTCGGCTGGGTCGTCCTGTTGTTGTTCCTGCCGATGACGGTCATCCTCGCCATCTCGTTCTCCGTCCCCGGCGACTTCGGCAACGTCATCTACGAGTTCACGCTCGAGAACTACCGGCGCTTCTGGGAGTCGGCCGTCTACAAGAACATCATCCTCGAGTCGCTGTTCTACGGGGTCGTCGTGACGGCGCTGGCCCTGCCGTTCGGCTACACCGCCGGCTACTTCCTGGGCCGCTCGAAGACCGACTGGAAGTGGATCCTCCTCGGCCTGGTCGTGCTCCAGTACTGGGTGCCGTTCATCATCCGCACCTACGCGTGGATCATCATCCTCTCGAACAACGGCGTCCTCAACCAGTTGCTGATGGGGGTCGGGTTGCTCGACGCGCCGCTCGACATCATGTACACGACGTACAGCATGGTGCTCGGGCTGACGGTGAGCCTGCTGCCGTTCATGATACTCCCGGTGTACGTCTCGGTGAGCACCATCGACGAGGACCAGATCCACGCCGCGAAGACGCTGGGCGCCACCGACTTCCGCGCGTTCCGCGAGATAACGCTCCCGCAGTCGCTCCCGGGTATCGTCTCGGGCGTCCTGTTCGTGTTCATCATCGGTGCGGGTGCGTTCCTCGCGCCGACGCTGCTCGGCGGGCCGGACACGCGGATGATCGCCCCGGTCATCGAGACGGTGTTCATCCTCGACTTCAACTGGCCGTTCGCGGCGGCGCTGTCGGTCATCTACTTCGGCGTCATCGGCCTGTTGCTCTACCTGTTCACCCGGCGGGTCGACCTCGAAGAGGCACTCGACACAGGGGGGGCGGTCTGAGATGGCGACCGACCACGCCACCACCGGCGAGACGGACGTCGACGCCGAGCGGGGCTACTTCGGTATCACGCTCCCCTCGCACGTCAAGTGGAACCTCGTCCGCGCGACGACCGTCGTGGTCTACGTGCTGATGATCCTGCCGTTGCTCGTCATCGTCCTCAACTCGTTCAACCCGTCGCGGCTCGGGAACTTCCCGCCGCAGTCGCTCAGCCTGCGCTGGTACGAGGCGCTGCTCGCCGACGGGCTCATGTTGCGAGCGCTGGTCAACAGCCTCCAGGTCGGCATCGCGGCGGCGCTCTGTGCCGGCCTCGTCGGCACGCTCACGGCGATGGGGTTCGTCCGCAAGCGGTTCCGGCTGAAGAACGGGCTGGTCATCGTGCTGCTCTCGCCGCTGCTGGTTCCGCCCATCATCGTCGGGGTGGCGGCGACCATCTTCTTCGGCCAGCTCGGCGTCGGGCGCTCGCTCTGGTGGCTCATCGTGATGCACACCCTGCTCGGGCTCCCGTACGCGTTCCTCATCATCCGGAGTCAGCTCTACCTCTTCGACGAGACGCTCGAGGAGGCCGCCCGGACGCTCGGGGCCGACCGGCTCACCACGTTCCGGGAGGTCACCTTCCCCATCATCGCGCCGTCCATCGTCACGGCGATGGTGATCGTCTTCGTCATCTCGTTCGGCGAGTTCACCGCGACCCAGTTCTGGGTCGAGCGGACGACGACGACGGTCCCGGTCGTCATCTTCTCGATGCTGCGGACGAGCATCAGCCCGAAGATCGACGCCCTCGCGACGGTCATGCTGGTCGTGACCATCGCGGTCCCGGCCCTGTTGCTCGGGGCGCGGCGCTGGCTGTTCGAGCACTGAACGGGACGGGGCAGGGGGCGGACCGGCCGCTCACTCCGTCTCCCCGACGACGCGAGTGACGTACGCGGAGGTCGACGCCTGGAGCAGTGCCCGGTAGCCGAGGCGGAAGGCGAGCCGGTCGCCGACGGCGACGTCGCCGGCGTCCGTGACGTCACAGACGGTGTGGTCGCTGCTCGCGCCGACCACCCGTACGCCGTCGCGGACCGGGTCGAGTTGCTCCGGCACCGTGTCCTGTCTCCCGAGCGTGAGCACGGCCCGTCGGCGCGGCCCCTCCGCCCTCGACTCGGGGTCAGGCCGCGTGCCGTCGACGGGCTGGCCCTGCGGCCCGGCCGGGGTGGCTGGCTTGCGCTTGCACTCGACGACCTCCGCGTGGAGGGTGAACGCGTCACGCCGAAGGGACGGGAGGTGGCGGTCGCGAGCGGCGTCGGTCCCGAGGAGGATGGCCTCCCCGACCCGGAGTTCGTTCACCCGCGCGGGGAGGTCGCCGGCCTCGGCGAGCGGGAGGGTGACGCTGCTCCCACCCGAGACCACGTCGAGGCGACGGCCGACGGCGGCCTCGCACGCCTCGACGGTCTCGACGAACGACGCCATCGACTCGGCCGTCGGGAGCACCCCGGACAGGCAGCCGACGTTGGTCCCGACCCCGGCGACGCGGACCCCGTCGAGGTCGGCTGCCGCCGCCACCAGTGCCGGCGCGTCGGCCGGGAGCACGCCCTCGCGCCGGTCGCCGGTGTCGACCATCACCACGACGTCGTGCGTCAGGCCGCGTCGGCGGGCGGCGGCCGACAGCGCCTCCACGACCGCCCGTTCGGTGACCAGCGAGCGGTCGGCCGCGCGCAGGACACGCCCGACGTCGCCCACCGTCGGGGAGACGAGCAGCGTCCGCTCGACGTGGGGACCGACCGCGTCGCGCAGCCGCTCGAGGTTCCGGACGCGCGAGTCGGCGAGACCGTCGAGTCCACCCGCGAGCATCGCCCGGGCGACGACCGGGTCGCCACAGACGGCCTTCGTGACGCCGACCACGCGGCCGTCGAAGCGGTCGCGGACCGCCGTGGCGTTCTCGCGGATGGCGCTCGGGTCGAGCCGGACCACCGGCGCCGGCACCGACGACGCGTGGCCGCGCCGTTCAGTCGGCATCCTCGCCGCCGTCGTGGCGAGCGTCGGCCCGCTGTGCGGTCCCGACGAGTTCGACCGCGCCAGCCGCGAGGATGCGCGCCACCTCGACGGTCTCGGCGACGTCGACCCACTCGCCCGCGCTGTGGACGTTCGCCCCGTCGGGGCCGAGGATGACCGTCGGGAGCCCCTCGCGGTGGCCGAGGTAGTTGAAGTCCCCGACGCTCGGGAAGTAGCCCACCCCGGGCCGGTCGCCGGTGACGGTCTCGGTCGCGGCCGCCAGCCCCTCGACCAGCGGTTCGTCCTCGTCGACGGTGTACGGGCCGTAGCGTGCGTCCGGGTGTGGCGTCTCGCGGAGGCCGACATCGACATCGACGTCGCCCAGGTCGAGCGAGTCGACGACCGCTTCCGCCTCCGAGAGGACGGTCCCGCTCGTCTCGCCGGGGACGACGTGGCGGTCGACGAGGAGTCGGCACGACTCCGGGACCGACAGCGTCTGGCTGCCGCCCTCGATACGGAGCGGACAGACCGACCCGGAGCCGAGCAGCGGGTGAGACCCCACCTCCATCTCCTCGAGGGCGGCGGCGATGCGACTGGCCGCGACGACGGCGTTCGCCCCCCGCTCGGGCATCGACCCGTGGGCGGCGGTCCCGCGGACCTCGATGTCGTAGAGGAACCGACCGCGGGCGCCGAGATACAGCCGCGGGTTCGTGGCGTCCGACTCGCTGTCGAACGCCGGGCCGGGCTCGGTGACGACGGCCATGTCACAGTCCGCGAGGCGGCCGTCGCGGATGAGCTGGTCCGTCCCGAGCCCGTAGGGACCCTCCTCGTCGACGACGGCCGTGAGCACCACGTCGCCAGCGAGGTCGACGTCGGCCTCGGCCAGTGCGGCGAACGCCGACATCGCGGCTGCCAGCCCCGCCTTCATGTCGGCGGCCCCCTGGCCGTAGAGGCGGCCGTCCTCGATGCGGCCGGACAGCGGGTCCTCCTCCCAGTCCGCGACGAGTTCGACCGTGTCGACGTGGCCGTTCAACAGCAGGGTCGGGGCCGCTGGGTCGGACCCCTCGAGTCGGGCGATGACGTTCCGGCCCTCGTAGCCGGTGACGTCGGGCTCGCTCACGCGGTGGTACGAGGGGTCGAGGCCACGCTCGGCGAGCCAGTCGTGGACGAACTCGACGATCTCCGCCTCGTGGAAGTACGGACTCTCGATGCGGACGAGCGACCGCAGCAGGTCGACGGTCCGGTCGGTGTCGACCGTGTCGGCGGCCGCACGCGACGTCCCCGCACTCATCGTGACACCCGGTCACTGCCGTCTCCGTCTCGTGGTCGGTGTCCGCCGGTCATAGCTGGGGAAAGCGAGGCTCTCGTTCTAACCACGGTCCCTAACATGAGGGGTGGGACTCACGCCGCTGCGGCCGCCTCCGTGAACAGGGCCAGTCCGAGCGCCGTCTCGCGGTCGGTCACGTCGAGCGGCGGGAGGAGGCGGACGGTCCGTCGGCCACACCCGAGGACGAGCAGCCCCCGTTCGAAGCAGTTCGCGACGACCCGCTCCTGTCGTTCCGGGCTGTCGAACTCGACGCCGAGCATCAGCCCACGGCCACGGACGTCCGTCACGGCCTCGAGGTTGGCGTCGACGAGGCCCTCGCGCAACTGCCGGCCACGCTCGCGGGCGTTCGCCAGCAACCCCTCGTCCTCGACGACGTCCATCGTGACGGCCCCCTCGAGCGCGGCCGAGAGGTCGCCAGCCCCCCAGGTCGAGGAGATGCGGCCGGTGTCGCTCGGGAACACGTCCGACCGGGAGACGGTCGCGCCGACCCGGAGCCCCTTGGCCGCGGTGACGATGTCCGGTTCGAGGTCGAGGTGGTCGACGCCCCAGCGCTCGCCCGTCCGCCCGAGGCCGGCCTGAATCTCGTCGCTGATGACGCGGATGTCGTGGCGCTCGCGGATGGCCGCGACGTCGGCGACGAACCGCTCGTTCGGCACGCGGTAGCCGCCCTCGCCCTGTATCGGCTCGAGGACGAGGAACGCGACCTCGTCGGGGGCCGTGCGACCGTGGTCCGGGTGGAGCTCGTCCGCCAGCACGTTCCCGCCGGGCCCGTCGGTCCGCCACCCGCAGGTACACGCCCCGCGACAGGTGCAGTACGGGACCGAGACGACACCCGGAACCTCCGGGTAGCCCGCCCGGTGGATGGCCTTCGAGCGGTTCATCGACAGGGCGCCGAGCGTCCGGCCGTGGAACGCGCCGTCGAAGGTGACCGCCCGGTGGCCGCCCTGCTGGTAGCAGATCTTGATGGCGTTCTCGACGGCCTCGGCCCCGGAGTTCGAGAGGAAGACGGTGTCCATCCCGTAGTGGTCGGTCCACTCGACGAGTCGTTCCATCAGCTGTGACGGGCCCGGCAGGTCCGGGTCGGCGGGGTCGCCACCGAGACTCGCGTAGAAGTCCTGGCCGGCGATCTTCCCCGGCGTGACCACGCCGAGTGACGCGAGCGCCTCGACCAGTCGAGGGTGGTTGTAGCCGAGCGGCGAGGCGGCCACGTGACTCGTGAAATCGAGCAGGACGTTCCCGTCGACGTCGGTACAGAACGGGCCGGTCGCCTCGGCGGTCACGTCCCAGACGAACTCGTAGACGTAGGTGCTGGGGGCGGCGAACCGGTGGTGGTAGTCGGTCCACTCGCGGGCGGCCTCGCCCGGGAGGGTCCGGGCGTCCGGCACGGCGGTGTCGCGGTCCATGCGGATTACTGGCACGGGTCGCCCCTCAGCCCCCCGCCTAGTATGTCAGGGGCGTGTCGGGCCGGGACCGCCCTACGGGAGGACGTCGAACAGTTTCGACTCGGCCTTGCGGAGATGTTCGAGCGCCGTCGCCTTCGAGACGCCGAGTTCGTCCGCCAGGTCCGTCGCGCTGACCTCCCGTGGCCAGTTGTAGTAGCCCCGGCGACGGGCGAGGTTGAACACGTCGCGCTGTCGCTCGGAGAGCAGGCCCTGACTCAGGACGCCGTCGCTCTCTCGGGGGTCCGCGACGATGCGCTGGACCTCGATCTCCGCGTCCATGCTCTCGCGGACGGCATCGAGTCGGTTCCGGATGCCGTCGCGGTCCGCCTCAACGACGACCGTCCAGTACTCGCGGCCGTCGTGGATCCAGACCGCCTTGTCCGGGATGAACCCCTTCGAGACGAGCGCGTCGTTGATGCTGTGGTCGTCGCCGTACTCGACGATGAGGCTCCGCGAGGCGTTCCCCGTCCCCGGCACCTGCGTGTCGACGCCACCGCGCGAGGCCAGCGGCGACACCGACTTCGTCAGCGGTGACGTGTCGATGGCCTCGACGAGCGTCTCCAGTTCAGACGCCGACTCCGCGTAGACGGTGAACCGCCCTTTCAGCGTCTCGCCGACCGAGTAGACCCCGTGTCCGAGGATTCCACCCGAGTTGGCCTCGGTGACCTTGAGCGTCCAGCACTCCGGGTGCCAGATGCGCAGCGTCAGGTGCGACCCGACCCCGTCGGCAGTCTCGGACAGTTCCATGACACACGGTATCGTGTGTACCGACAAGACTGTACCGACGACCGACTGTACCGGTCGGTTCGGCGCGCGAAGTACGGTGGGGGACGGTTCTGGAGCCATCGAGACCGACGCGGAGGCCCCCCTATCGGTATATATCCGAATTACACAACGACTACTCCCCGCTCACAGGAGTGGACGTACACGTCGCCACGGACCGCCCGTGGCGAGCGAGGAGCCCATGTCCAAGACAGACGAGACTTCCCCGGAGGACGCACAGGAATCGATATACGAAGCGTACGTGCTGGACGTACGGATCGTCGAGACGGCGAACGAGCGTGGCGAGCCGCGGTACCGGTTCGAGGCGGGCACCCACCGTGGGCGGGAGTTCGAGGACCCGGAGCTGGCCACGCTGTACGCCGACGTCTACTTCTGCACCAACGGCTTCGAAGAGGCGGGCACCGGTGACCGCGGTGTCCCGCCGGAGATCGTCGGGGCCGGCCGGGCCGTCCTGGCGTCGTACTTCCTCACCCAGCCGAGCATCGACCAGCACTGGGCTGCCTCCTTCTTCGGGGTGAAACCCCACCGCATCCGGGAGTACACGAACTGGGTTCGCCAGAACGCCGAGCAGATCCGCGAGGGCGCCGCGGACCGCGGGCTGGCGTAGTCGGCGGCGTTCCGGCGACCCGGACGCTCGTGGTGATGCGTACTCGCGAGTCTGCCCGACCCGAGTATCCGAGCGGACTATAGTGAGGTAGCGAGGAGGTCGGCGGTCCATAGCGGTATCGACGGGGCAGTCTTGATATGCGCTCGAAAGTGTAAGTATTGAAATGTATTATAAACCGCTTTGAGTGGCGGAGTGTCCCGTCCACTCGCATGGTCGACCTCGATCGACGGAACCTGATGTCTTCGGCAGTCGCCGCCGCGCTGGGCGCCAGCGTGGTCGGAACTGGAGTCGCGAGCGCGAGTGACAGCGAGATACCGGAATCGGACACCCCGGGCGCACCGAGCGTGAAGGGCGAACTCAAGCGGTTCGCGAACACGGCGTTCGGTGCGGAGGTGACGGGGCCGTACGTCTTCGGCGACGGGACGCTCCTCTTCAGCAACCAGCACCCCGAGGAGAACAACCAGGGCGCGTTCAAGTACCCCGGGGTCGGCTACTTCAGCGGGTTCCAGTTCGAGCTCGACGGGGACAACGACGACTTCGAGGAGCTGAGCATTCCGAACGACAAGGACAAGCAGACCCGGATCCGCAGCAGTGCCGGCGAGTACACGTACCTCGGCGTGGGCCGGGAACCGATCAACGGACACGAGGAACGACTCGGCGTGACCCAGACGCCCGACGGCACGGACATCACGCTCGACAACTTCGAGGGGACGCAGTACGGGGCGGCCGCGACCAACCCCGACTGCAACCAGGTCGTGGAGGCCGGCGATGACTCCGCGTACGACGGCTTCCTCTACACCAACTGGGAGAACAGCCCCGGGAACGTCTCGCGGCTGCCGCTCACCCGTACCGAGGACGGCGAGTGGGAGGCCGACCCGGATAACGCCATCAACCTCGCGAACACAGAGTCGCTCCGGAGCCTCGGTGGCACGCGTATCAACTGCTACGGGGACAAGACGCCGTGGGGCACGATGGTCTCCTCCGAGGAGAACTACGCCCACCCGCGGGTCAACTACACGAACACCGTCGGCGACATCGTCGAGGACGGTGGCGAGGGGCGCACCGGTGCCGCCCAGTTCTGGAACCGTCCGAACCCGACCGTCGTCGGCTCCGGCGACTGGTTCGGCGAGTACAACGACGGTGTCTACACGCAGGGAGCCTTCGCCCTCGCCGGCGTCGAGTTCCTCGCGTACTACCTCGGTGCCGAACAGGTCGACCAGGACGCGGGCGGGAACACGCTGGAACCCATCAGCGACGTCTACCCCAACCCCTACCGGTACGGCTACCAGCTCGAGTTCCGCGAGCAGGGCGACGACGAGCCGCCGACGGCCATCAAGCACTACGTGATGGGTCGTGCCTCGTGGGAGGCGCCCGACTTCCAGAACGACCACAAGACGGTCTACGGCTGCTCTGACGGGGACTCGAAGGGCATCTACAAGTTCGTCGCAGACGAGGACATGACGACCGTCGACCCGATGGCCATCTCCGGGACGCTGTACGCCCCGAAGATCACCAACGACGCCGCGAACGTCGAGGAGTTCGGGAGCCGTGCCTCACCGGCTCAGGTCGACCTCGCGGTCGAGTGGATCCCGCTGGGCAGTGCCTCCAACGCGGAGTGCGAGGCGTGGATCGCCGAGTACGACGACGTCACTCAGGCTGACTACCTCGAAGCCCACGCGGAGAGCCAGGGCTGGAAGAGCATCGCGAACGACGGCAACCCCGGCAAAGGCAGCGACAAGGGCAAGGCGAAGGGCAAGCAGAACGCCCAGGAGAAACTCCAGGCGGCCCTCGAGGAAGCCGACCGCGAGGTCGTCGAGAACGGCAACCAGAACTACATCACCAACGAGGAGATCGTCGAGTGGGCCGACCAGTGGGAGGCCAAGGGGCCCGACGGCGTCGACGAGGAGCTCCGCAAGGTGCCCTTCCTCGAGACCCGCGCGGCCGCGAAGGAGATCGGCGCCTCCATCGAGTTCAACAAGGCCGAGGGGGTCGACAGCAGGGAGGACGCCAGTCCCGGTGACTACGTCTACTTCGGTATCTCCGAGTTCAACGACGACCTCGCCGACGAGACGGGCGACATCCAGATGGACCGCGTCGACGGCGGCGTCGTCTACCGCGCCGAACTCGAGAACGATTACGACGTCTCGACGCTCGAACCCGTCATCGTCGGGCCGGACTTCTCCGACGGGCCGGCCGACGCGAACGACGCGCTCCGGAACATCGACAACGTCTACGTGATGGACGACGGGCGGGTGCTCTGCTGCGAGGACGGTTTCGACGAGTCGAACCGCTCGTACCCGAACGACTGTCTGTACGTCTACGACCCGAACCCGGAGAACTGAGCTCGGGCCGGCACGCCGCCAGGGGCGTCGGCGACCGGGGCGCGCCCGGCCGGAGACCCACACCTCGTCTTTCTCTTCGTGTCGTCGGAGCGCCGGCTGTCGCGTCCCCCTCTGGAGCATCAGGGGAGGAGACGTCCTGTTCTCCAGTCAGTCTGAGAGCGCCCCGACGACGTCCTCGGCGGTGAACAGCCGGAGGTCGCCTCGCTCGGCGGCGGCCTCCTCGACCGATGGCGAGAATCCGCTCCGCGAGAAGAGGGCGTACCGTTCCTGCCGGTCGCCACCCTCGTTCGGCGTCCACCGGAGTTCCTCGGCGTGTCGCTGGAGGGAACTGAACGCATCGTAGCCCAGTGGCGAGCGCTGGAACTTGCACTCGCCGAGTACGAGCGTCTCGCCAGTCGACAGACCGACCACGTCTATCTCGTGCTCACCGTACCACCACTGGCCCACGTCTGCGATGGTCTCGTCCGGGTAGAGGGTCCGGAGTGCCGACCCAC includes the following:
- a CDS encoding ABC transporter permease, whose product is MATDHATTGETDVDAERGYFGITLPSHVKWNLVRATTVVVYVLMILPLLVIVLNSFNPSRLGNFPPQSLSLRWYEALLADGLMLRALVNSLQVGIAAALCAGLVGTLTAMGFVRKRFRLKNGLVIVLLSPLLVPPIIVGVAATIFFGQLGVGRSLWWLIVMHTLLGLPYAFLIIRSQLYLFDETLEEAARTLGADRLTTFREVTFPIIAPSIVTAMVIVFVISFGEFTATQFWVERTTTTVPVVIFSMLRTSISPKIDALATVMLVVTIAVPALLLGARRWLFEH
- a CDS encoding ABC transporter ATP-binding protein, which encodes MAFLELDNLRKEFGDLVAVDGVSLTVEEGQFVTIVGPSGCGKSTILRSITGLETPTSGEIRLEGRDITELPPYRRNIGLVFQDYALFPHKTVFENVAFGLKMRGAPEAEQRERVTEMLEMVNLEGYEEKYPGECSGGEQQRIAVARAIAFDPDLVLMDEPLSNLDKNLRTSIRSELRRIQAETGVTTLYVTHNQNEALSLGDKLAVMNDGRLEQYDTPEDTYREPRTRFVADFLGRSTELQGTYTRPEGVANPVADLGEGLELEVTARDGLSNGDPVSLFLRDEKVKLVNGHAPERNVLEGEIESVDYRGRDINYFIRVPELDRTIQVSHVADDSAERFHDLGDTVRFHIEPENVTCLPAEGTP
- a CDS encoding FAD-binding oxidoreductase; translated protein: MSHDTEFLDGLLPSARISRTRADRTEHSIDWGTDEADAVLPDAVVWPERTEEVASVLSAANEHGVPVTPYAAGTSLEGNAVPVEEGISMDLSRMDDVHDIRPDDRQVDVGPGILGDEVNEAVEKHGLFLPALPSSGAISTIGGMIANDASGMKTVKYGEVGDWVLELEAVLPSGEVITAGSKAIKTSAGYNLKELLIGSEGTLAVVTRVTLQLAGRPEQVWGGRATFPTVADAGAAIADAVRSGVDVAKIELIDELSVDIANEHLDTDLSDSPMVFLEFHANHGIEQEVEFCRTVFEGHDVEAFTVTESDAEMAALWAARRELADALEPYRDDLSLMTPGDVTVPISKYPDILAYVEEQAEEHDLLVSCFGHAGDGNLHYNILVDDSDPERLDAAATVSKQIVHRAIELGGTATGEHGVGLGKQEYLEPEHGTAALGVMRGIKRSFDPNGILNPGKVLPDPED
- a CDS encoding ABC transporter permease, translated to MSAERSRLPALKDRVMENDWVRFAISPGLGLGWVVLLLFLPMTVILAISFSVPGDFGNVIYEFTLENYRRFWESAVYKNIILESLFYGVVVTALALPFGYTAGYFLGRSKTDWKWILLGLVVLQYWVPFIIRTYAWIIILSNNGVLNQLLMGVGLLDAPLDIMYTTYSMVLGLTVSLLPFMILPVYVSVSTIDEDQIHAAKTLGATDFRAFREITLPQSLPGIVSGVLFVFIIGAGAFLAPTLLGGPDTRMIAPVIETVFILDFNWPFAAALSVIYFGVIGLLLYLFTRRVDLEEALDTGGAV
- a CDS encoding ABC transporter substrate-binding protein, with the translated sequence MRQDSTSDGTSGRTGRPSRRRFLQLTGAAGAAGLAGCVNSLGGGGNDLADTLVIQMEGGSMLEALKSEAFGPFEEEFGASVEVSLRSSQQNGYAKIKAGQAEADMTSVPPFTLYNGTKEGLWSPISTDEIPNYESNVLDPLKNPVFDPGQEVHGIPHAYGTVGMAYNKNELDSPSSWSVTWDGSYEGHVAMEGFGFIRVFTTALEMGMDPNEIGANGSYEENIGKIWDRVAEQQDLVVTNWTSGDEQARLFASEDAWVGEAWGNVIYGAVQEGNDHLGYTIPEEGAYGYTQNHAILNDISETRRKTALEFINFLLRDDILQPVTEKLGLPPATSVTSDEIENLYDYDPRGGKGLKFPDVAYINEHNDEWSQRWEEIRGN
- a CDS encoding alanine racemase produces the protein MPTERRGHASSVPAPVVRLDPSAIRENATAVRDRFDGRVVGVTKAVCGDPVVARAMLAGGLDGLADSRVRNLERLRDAVGPHVERTLLVSPTVGDVGRVLRAADRSLVTERAVVEALSAAARRRGLTHDVVVMVDTGDRREGVLPADAPALVAAAADLDGVRVAGVGTNVGCLSGVLPTAESMASFVETVEACEAAVGRRLDVVSGGSSVTLPLAEAGDLPARVNELRVGEAILLGTDAARDRHLPSLRRDAFTLHAEVVECKRKPATPAGPQGQPVDGTRPDPESRAEGPRRRAVLTLGRQDTVPEQLDPVRDGVRVVGASSDHTVCDVTDAGDVAVGDRLAFRLGYRALLQASTSAYVTRVVGETE